The Rhododendron vialii isolate Sample 1 chromosome 3a, ASM3025357v1 nucleotide sequence GCATTTCCTATTTGAACACCATCTCTGAAACCTACCACGAGGGCGATGCAGATAACCATGAGAATATAGTTGATTTCTGGAGAGTAGATTTGGCCTTCATACTTGGAGGAAGTATGCTTCATGTTAACGCGAGGGAAGCAACCGAGGGCTAGGGACTGCTTCACGATGGAGAAGCTGGCAGATATCATGGACTGGCTTGCAACGATTGCAGACAAGGTAGCTATGACGAACATTGGCCAGTACACTGCCTTTGGGATGGTGCTATAAAAGGCAGTGCTCATATCACCAGGGTTTTTGATCAAGTAAGCCGTTTGACCAGCGTATGTAATCACCAATGCCGGGAAGACGAATGTAGAGAAAGCCATCTACAAAAGAAAGTTGAACACAGTCATTTCTTCTCAAATGACTTAGCAAAATTTCAAGGGAAATAGGACATAGATAGAGTTTATGCCGTTGACTACCTGGATAGACCTCTTATTGAAGTGGCCCAGGTCAGCGAACATGGCTTCACCCCCTGTTCCATCAAATCAAAAGAGTTACAAATCCacaaacttaacaaacaaagCTACTTAACACCTTTTATTTTGCTCTTCCCGCTGCCATGAGCGAAAGTCCTATACCTGTTACGCACAAGAATACTGCACCGAGGATTGCCCATCCGGCCATGCCATTTCTCACGAAGAATATGATCATGTAGTGCGGCGATAGGCCCTTGAGAACCGGTGGATAGTATTTACAGATGTTGTAAATACCGACCATGACATTTGAGGAAAACCACAATAGCATGATTGGAGAGAAGGAGAACCCGACTTTGCTGGTTCCGAATCTTTGGAAAAGGAAGAGAGCAAGGAGAAGCACAACAGACATGACAATAACATAACCTGattgataaaatcaaaaacaaaaagatagaaAGCCAAACAAACAAGAAACTGGGGTCAGATTTTGTCAAGGAAATGGCTTTATGAGTTCTAATATGCGAGTAGTTTTTAGAGGTCATAACGAAAAGCTCACTTTGTGTTATCTTCGCGGAAAGAGATTGAATCCCTACGAGGGCTGAGAGAACTgtaaccaaaagaaaacaagacGGTATGTAAAAATTATCGCTACGAGCAGAGGGAAACAGAGGAACAACATACGACATATACACTTCACAACGGAGAATTTACCGCTAGTCGCAGGAGTCAGGGCGCCATCACCGATAACCATGCAAGTTCCGAGGAGCACAACAAAAGTTAGCAAGTTTTGGAACGATGGACTTCCCTCAATGAAGTTCTTGGTCTTAGATTTTATGGCACTTCCTTCTGTGTAATACCTCATACTGGCATCACTTGGTAACTTGGTGTCTTGAATTGTGAGCTTGGACTTGAACTTGAGATGCCGGCAGAGGAATGAGTACAACGCGAAGGTACCGCCTTCTCCATGATCATCAGCTCGAAGAACGATGAAGACGTACTTGATCAGAGGGATCAAAGTCAAGGTCCAGAAGATGAGACTGAGGATTCCCAGGAAATCCTCCTCGGTAGGGTCTTTGAAATTCACCGATGACATCACGTAGAGAGGAGATGTTCCAATGTCCCCATAGACAACTCCAAGAGATTGGTAGGCCAACAGCAGTGTTTGCCATGTACCGAACTCCTACAATGTGAATTTGTTACTACTACCTTGTACTCTCAGTGCATGAGTTCAGAAAAACAGATCAACAAGCAAATTGGATGCAACAGATAAGTCCTGTTTATAGAGCAGCCATGCCATCTACCACGCAATCTTCTAAGATTGCGATTGGAGGGATCGGTTTCAgatcatcaaaaaaaataaaaaacacataTCATAAACACGCAAGAATCATATGTTATTCATAGATTTGTACTAATAGAAGTAA carries:
- the LOC131319723 gene encoding potassium transporter 26-like — encoded protein: MAAVGPDNREVAAGTEEDVESGSNRGQKDLGRDSSFGKKYETYHKQKEFGTWQTLLLAYQSLGVVYGDIGTSPLYVMSSVNFKDPTEEDFLGILSLIFWTLTLIPLIKYVFIVLRADDHGEGGTFALYSFLCRHLKFKSKLTIQDTKLPSDASMRYYTEGSAIKSKTKNFIEGSPSFQNLLTFVVLLGTCMVIGDGALTPATSVLSALVGIQSLSAKITQSYVIVMSVVLLLALFLFQRFGTSKVGFSFSPIMLLWFSSNVMVGIYNICKYYPPVLKGLSPHYMIIFFVRNGMAGWAILGAVFLCVTGGEAMFADLGHFNKRSIQMAFSTFVFPALVITYAGQTAYLIKNPGDMSTAFYSTIPKAVYWPMFVIATLSAIVASQSMISASFSIVKQSLALGCFPRVNMKHTSSKYEGQIYSPEINYILMVICIALVVGFRDGVQIGNAYGVVVIWVMIITTCLVTLVMLVIWDLNFLLIIAFFVPFIIIEGIFMTSLLSKILVGGWAPFAISFFFLIIMLSWTRGRSKKTAYDAERRLKSAELSEMLSNNSLHRPPGICFFCTDLVNGIPPIIRHYIQHTGSVRQIMVIVTIRTLPIKSVLPEERFDVGQLGVDGVYRCLVQFGYKDSTSLEGDDFVASVVAKLSEIAESAEEAEKLRGAMEKGVVFVTGRTILKSKESNGWLDRFVVDKLYRFFQKNSRSAVASLKVPPGKTLQVGMLYEI